CGGCCCGGGGGATCGAGATCCTCCGAGCGGCCGAGGGCATCGAGGTGGACGTGAACACGGGCCTCAAGCCCGAGGAGCTCCAGGAGGTCATCGGGGGGTACGATGCCCTGGTGATCCGATCGGGCACCAAGGTCACGGCCCAGGTCTTGGCCCGAGCCGACAACCTGAGGGTGATCGGCCGGGCCGGGATGGGCGTGGACAACGTGGACGTGCCCGAGGCCACCAAGCGGGGCATCGTGGTCATGAACACCCCCGGCGGCAACTCGGTGACCACGGCCGAGCACGCCCTGGCCCTGATCATGAGCCTGGTGCGAAACATCCCCCAGGCCAACATGAGCATGAAGCAGGGCAAGTGGGAGAAGAAGAGGTTCCAGGGCCACGAGCTGTGCGGCAAGACCCTGGGGGTGATCGGGTTGGGCAACATCGGCTCCATCGTGGCCGACCGGGCCCAGGGCCTCAAGATGAAGGTAGTGGGGTACGACCCCTACCTGAGCCAGGAGCGGGCCGCCGAGCTCGGGGTGGAGCTCTCGGACCTGGACGGGTTGTACGAGCGGGCCGACATCATCACGGTTCACGTGCCCCTGCTCGACGAGACCCGCAACCTGATCGGCCGGGAGGCGTTCGCCCGCATGAAGGACGGAGTGTACCTGGTGTGCGCGGCCCGCGGCGGCATCGTGGACGAGGAGGCCCTGCTCGAGGCCCTGGAGAGCGGCAAGGTGGCCGGCGCGGCCTTGGACGTGTTCCGCGAGGAGCCGCCGGGGCTCACCCCCCTGGTGGCCCACGACCGGGTGGTGTGCACGCCCCACCTGGGCGCCAGCACGGTGGAGGCCCAGGAGGCCGTGGCGATCCAGGTGGCCGAGCAGATCGTGGACTACCTGCAGCGGGGCATCATCCGCAACGCCGTGAACGTGCCCAGCGTGCCGGCCGAGATCCTCAACCAGATGGCCCCCTACCTGGACCTGGCCCGGAGCCTGGGCCGGCTCCAGGCCCAGCTCGGCGTCGAGGGCCTCAAGACCGTGGAGCTGCAGTACTCCGGGCGCATGGCCGAGGGCCGGACCGGCCTGCTCACGGCCGCGGCCCTGGAGGGGCTGCTGGCGGTGAGCGTGGGTGAGCGGGTGAACCTGGTCAACGCCCCGGTGCTGGCCCGGGAGCGGGGCATCCGGGTGTCGGAGACCACGGCCAAGAACGGCGAGGACTACACGGCCATGATGCGGCTCGGGGTGGACACCGCCCACGGCCGGTTCAGCCTGGCCGGGGCCATCTTCGGCCGGCGGGAGCCCCGGCTGGTGGAGATTGACGGCATCCCGATCGAGGCGATCCCTCAGGGGCACCTGCTGGTGTTCTGGAACTACGACCGGCCGGGCCTGGTGGGCAGCATCGGCACCACCCTGGGCCGCCACCAGATCAACATCGGCCAGATGCAGTTCGGCCGCGAGGCCCCGGGCGGCCGGGCCGTGACCGTGGTCAACGTGGACACCGAGGTTCCTCCCGAGGTCCTGGAGGAGCTGCGCGGGCTTCCCAACGTGGTGAGCGTGACGTCGGCCCGTCTCTGACTGGACTACTCCAATGGCCTATCCCTTCGGCCGGGCCGGGCAACCGGCCCGGCACCGCGAACTGCCCCCGGGGCTGGCGGACCGGCTGCCGGCAGAGGCCCGTCGGCTCCACGCCGTGCGTGAGACCTGCCTGGTCGAGCTGGAGCGGTGGGGCTACCGGCTCGTGGTGACCCCCCTGCTCGAGCACGCCGACACCTTCGAGCCCGCCCTGCCCGACCCCGGAGACGAGACGTTCCTGTACCGGTTCGTGGACCGGACCACCGGCCACGTGCTCGCCATCCGGGCGGACTTCACGCCCCAGGTGGCCCGGGTGGTCGGAACCCGGTTCCACGAGGCCACCTTACCCCTGCGGCTGTGCTACGAGGGCTCGGTGGTTCGCCACGTGCCCGAGCGCCGGGGCATGTCCCGCGAGATCCCCCAGGTGGGGGCCGAGCTGGTGGGGGTGATCGACCCCGAGGCGGACGCCGAGGGGATCGCCCTGGTGGTGGCGTGCCTGCGGGCGGCCGGCGTGGGCGGGTTCAAGGTGGACCTGGGCCAGGTGGAGTTCTTCCGAGGCATCGTGGACGACCTGGACCTTTCCGCCGAGGCCCTGGAGACGCTGCGCAACGCCGTGGCCCGCAAGGACCTGAGCGACCTCGATCGGATCCTGTCGGACCTGCCGATCCCGGACCGCCGCAAGGAGATCCTGGCCGAGCTGCCCCTCCTGGCCGGGGGCACCGAGGTGCTGGACCGGGCCTCGGACCTGGTGGACACGGACCACAGCCTCCGGGCCCTGGAGAACCTGGCCCGGGTGGTGGAGCTGGTGGGCGTGCACGGCCTGGCCGAGCACATCACCGTGGACCTGGGGGAGATCCGGGGCATCGACTACCACACCGGCGTGATCTACGAGGCGTTCGTGCCCCACGTGGCCACCCCCCTGGTGCGGGGCGGCCGGTACGACCGGCTGTGCGGGGCCTACGGCCGGGAGCTCGCGGCCACGGGGTTCTCCCTGGACCTGGCCGCGGTTCTCGCGGCCCTGGGCCCGTCCGACCCCCGGCCCGAGGGCGTGTTCCTGATCAACTTCGAGCCCGACCGGCGGCGGGCCCTGCTCGTTGCCCGTCGGCTGCGGGGGGCTGGGGTGCGGGCTGCCCGGGACCTGATCCGCAGGCCCCTGGACGACTCCCTGGCCCACGCCAAGGCCCAGGGGTTTCGCTGGGCCCTGGTGGTGGACCCCGAGGTGGCTCCCCGGGTGCGTTGGATCGATCTCGTCACGGGGGGATCCGAGGTCCTTACCGAAGAAGACGCCGCCTCCCGGGCGGGCGATGCAGGAGCGAACGAATGCCGAACGTAGTGGTGATCGGCGCCCAGTGGGGCGACGAGGGCAAGGGCAAGGTGGTGGACCTGTACGCGGGCGAGGCCGAGGCAGTCGTGCGGTTCCAGGGCGGCAACAACGCGGGGCACACCCTGGTGGTGGAGGGGGAGAAGATCATCCTCCACCTGATCCCCTCGGGCATCCTGCACCCGGACACCGTGTGCTGCATCGGGAACGGTGTGGTGGTCGACCCCCAGGTGCTGCTCCAGGAGATCGACGGCCTGCGGGCAAAAGGCCGCTGGCCCGGGGACGACGCCCTGGTGGTGAGCGGCGCGGCCCACGTGATCCTGCCGTGTCACCGGGAGCTGGACAAGGCCCGGGAGGGCCGGGCCGGACGGGCCCAGATCGGCACCACCGGACGGGGCATCGGCCCGTGCTACGAGGACAAGGCGTCTCGGAAGGGCGTGCGGGTGGCCGACCTGCTGGAGCCCGAGGCGCTCCTGCCCAAGCTCGAGGCACTGCTGGACGAGAGAAACGCCCTGCTGCGCCACCTGGGTGCCCCGCCGTTCGATCCCCGGGCCGTGTGGGAGGAGCTGTGCGCCGCGGGCGAGAGGATCCGGCCGTTCGTGGGCGACGTCACGGGCCGGCTTCACCGGTGGACCCGAGAGGGCCGCAAGGTGCTCCTCGAGGGCGCCCAGGGCACCCTGCTCGACATCGACCACGGCACCTACCCCTTCGTCACCAGCTCGAACACCACGGCCGGGGCAGCGTGCACCGGCACGGGCCTGCCGCCGCGGGACCTGCACGCGGCCGTGGGCATCACCAAGGCCTACGTGACCCGGGTGGGGGCCGGACCGTTCCCCACCGAACTCCACGACGCCATGGGCGACCGGCTGCGGGAGCGGGGCGGCGAGTTCGGCAGCACCACCGGCCGACCCAGGCGGTGCGGCTGGCTCGACCTGGTGGCGCTGCGCTCGGCGTGCCGGATGAACGGACTCACCGGGCTGGCCGTGACCAAGCTCGACGTGCTCGAGGGGATCGATCCGATCCGGGTCTGCACGGCCTACCGCCTGGACGGGGAACGGGTGGACCACGTGCCGGCCCGGGCCGAGGATCTGGAGCGGTGCGAGCCGGTGTACGAGGAGCTGGCCGGCTGGACCGAGCCCCTGGCCGGGGCGCGCAGCCCGGAGGACCTGCCCGCCAACGCCCGGGCGTTCCTGGACCACGTGGCCGAAGCCACGGGGTGCCCGGTGGTGCTCGCATCGGTGGGCCCGGGGCGCGAGCAGACCGTGGAGTTCGCCAACCCCTTCACCCTGTGCGACTGACCCCCCGGCCCCGCCGGAGGCCGCGGAGCGGGGGCTGGAGTCGGTTGACACGGGTCCTGGGCTCGTGTATAAAGGCGCGCCTTATCGGCGTGGGCCGTTAGCTCAGCTGGCAGAGCATCTGACTTTTAATCAGAGGGTCCCAGGTTCGAATCCTGGACGGCTCACCATCCCTTGGGAGACCCCGGGGCCCTCCGTGCGGCCCCGTTTCGTTCGAACCGTTCCCGATTCCGTCCCCATCGTCTAGCCTGGCCCAGGACACCGGCCTTTCACGCCGGCGACGGGGGTTCAAATCCCCCTGGGGACGCCATCTTTCAAAAAACGGCCCGGACCGGCGACCCTGCCGTCCGGGCCGTTTTGTCGTGTTGCGCCGGTCCCCTACTCGCCCCGGATCATGATGAGGAGCATTTTGAACCGCTTCTCGGCCCGCACGGAGTGGGGCACGTTTGCGGGCATGACCACGAGCTCCCCCGCCCCGGCCCGGACCTCCTTGCCGCCGATCACCAGCAGGGCCTCGCCGTCCACGATCTGGACCACGGCGTCGAAGGGCGCGGTGTGCTCGCTGAGACCCTGGCCCTCGTCGAAGGCGAAGAGCGTGAGCGTTCCGGCCTTGCGGTCCACGAGCGTGCGGCTCACGATCGAGCCTTCCGCGTACTCGACGAAGCTCGCCAGGTCGATCGGGGTCGAAACGGGGGCCTTGGATGCCATGGCCAAACCTCCTCATGTCGGTTCTGAATGTCCTGTGGCACAATGAGGGTACCCGAGTTTCCCGCCTCCGCAACACCCTTTCCCCCGGGAGGAACCCCCTTGCACACGAGCGAACTCACCCTGACGACCCCGGTGGGTCCCCTCACCCTCGTGGCCGGGGGCGGGGGCCTGGTGGCCATCCGGTTCGGTGCCGGGGGCCCCACGGCCGCCCCGGACACGATCCTCGCCCAGGCCGCCCGGGAGTTCGAGGAGTACTTCGCGGGCGCCCGGACCCGGTTCACGGTGCCGGTTCGGTTCCCTTCGGGGGCCTCCGCGTTCCGGCTCCGGGTGTGGGAGACCCTGGGAAGGATCCCGTACGGCGCCGTGCGCACCTACGGCGAGCTGGCCCGGACGCTGGGCACCAGCCCCCGGGCCGTGGGCGGGGCCTGCCGCGCCAACCCCCTGCCCATCGTGGTCCCTTGCCACCGGGTGGTGGCCCGATCGGGGCTGGGAGGGTACGCCGGCGACTGGGAACGGGGCGCCGCGGGCTCGGTGAAGCGGTTCCTCCTGGAGCTGGAGGCCCGCGCCAGTGGCTGAGGTTGGGCGGGCCTCGACCGTGGCGTGGGTGGGCCACCCCTTCCTCCGGCACCATTGCCCCGGTCCCGACCACCCCGAGTCTCCCCTACGGCTCGAGGTGATCGAGGGGGTCTTGGAAGCCAAAGGCCTCTTGAACAGGCTCGTGCGGCTTGGGTTCGCCCCGGCCACGGCGCAGGACCTGGCCCTCGTCCACCATCCCGCCTACGTGGAGCTCCTGAGGCTCGCTTGCGAGCACGGGTTCGGGTACGTGGCAGAGCCCGAGACCCGGATCTGCCCCGAGAGCTTCGAGGTGGCGTCCTGGGCCGCTGGCGGCGTGCTGGCGGCCACCGACGCCGTGATCGACGGCCGCGTCGGCCGGGCGTTCTGCGCCGTGCGGCCACCGGGGCACCACGCCGGCCCCGACCGGGCCGGGGGGTTCTGCCTGGTGAATCACGCGGCCCTGGCGGCCGAGCACGCCCTCCGGCGCAGGGGCCTCGCCCGGGTGGCGGTGGTGGACCTCGACGCCCACCATGGCAACGGCACCCAGGCCATCTTCTGGGAGCGGCCCGAGGTGCTCTACCTCTCGGTCCACGAGCATCCCCTGACCCTCAAATACCCGGGCACGGGCTGGCCCGGCGAGACCGGAGCAGGGCTCGGCGCCGGGTTCACCCGGAACGTCTGCCTCGCCCACGGCGCCGGAGACCCCGAGTTCGTGGCCGCCCTGGAGGCTGCGGTGATCCCGGAGCTCGAAGCCTTCCGGCCGGAGCTCGTGGTGATCTCCATGGGGTTCGACGCCCTGGGAACGGACCCCTTGGCCCATCTCACCGTGACGGCCGAAGGGTTCCGCCGGGCCACCGAGCGGATCGTGGAGGCGGCCGAGGGCCTGTGCGGGGGGCGAATCGTGAGCGCGTTGGAGGGAGGGTACGACCTTGTGGGTCTCGGGCCCGCAGCCGCAGCTCACGTGGAGGCGCTCCTGGGAGCCCTGCGGCGATGAGCGTGCCTCCGTCGTTGGGCGGATGGGTCGTCCCAACGAAGACCGCCGGCCCCGCGATTCGAAACCACCGAGAGCACGGAAGACACGGAGGAGCCGGTTCACACGCCCCGGGCGCCAGGAGCGGATCCGCCCGAAGGCCGTTGACCGACGACCGGCGACCGCCCTTACACCGTGAGGAGGGTCGCCACGGCGTGGCACAGGAGCTGGCCTCGGGCGTCCTTCGCCTGCACCTGCACCGTGGCCACCCGCCGGCCCAGGCGAAGGATCACGGCACGGGCGGTGATCCGATCACCGACCGCGGCCGGCCGCATGAAGTGCACCTCCAGGCCCTCGGTGGTCAGCCGGAGCCCCGAAGGCAGCAGCCGCCCCGGGAAGAACGCCACGGTGTCCACCAGGGCCGCCAGCACCCCTCCGTGGAGGCCGCCCATGTAGTTGCCGTGGCGCTCGTCCACCGACACGGCCATGACGGCCGTGTCCGGCCCCACCTCCAGCAGCTCGAATCCCAGGTGGCGGGCCAGGGCGATGCCGTCGAAGATCTCCCGGGCCCGTTCGTGCCAAAACGCCTCGTCCACGGGTTCGTACTCCTCGTTCGGTTCCGCCGCCTTCGGGCCTTCGGCCCGCCACGAGGGGCTGGAAGGCTTGATACCAAGCTGCGTTCAAATCCAGCGGCCCCGTGCCCCGCCCCCCCACGGTTTGAACGCAACTCGGCATGAGACCATCTCCCTGTCGGGGCTTCCACGCACGAACGGGCGGCCCCAGCGGGCCGCCCGTTCGTGCGTGGAAGGCGGCAAACTCTACGCTTTGACGTCCAGGTTCCCCCCCACCCCGAGCGACCGGAACAACTCTGCCGCCAGGGCCTCCTGATTGTCCAGAACTTTCTTGAGCAGTGCCATGCCGGCCTCGCCCTTGGCCTGGTCGGCCTTGAGGCCCGTCATCTCCTCGATGAGGCCCATGGTGAGGTCCCCGTTGCCGAGCGCCCTGAGATCCATCGCCGTCCTCCTCTGCCGCCGGCTCCGGCTCATCGTCCTCCGTGCCCTATCGGCGTTCCCCCCCTCAACCTTGAGCCAGCCGGACGAGCCCCCTCGCCCTACTCCCCGGCCGCTCTCACCTCGGCCCGCGCCGCTGCCATCTCCACGAGGGGAACCTTCCATCCCGGGCGGTCCAGGTAGGCGTCGGCCACCCCCTGGGGCAGGCTCCGGTACAGGAGGCGGACGACCACGTCGAAGGGGCCCTTCGCCCCCGGCGGCAGAGGGATCTCGAACCGCTCGGTCACGGCCCCCCGGGGAGGGATCGAGGTGTCCCGCACGATCCGGGCGATACGCCAGGGCTTCCACGTGGGCCGTCCCTCCGAATCCACGGCCTGGGCCCCGAACCGCCGCGCCTCCGGCCCGAGGCGCCCCTCGGGGTCGAGCCCGCCGCTCTCGAACACCACGGTGCCGCCGCGGCCCGCGTCCCGTACGACGAGGTGCAGCCACATCTGCCTCAGCTCCGTCATGGAGGTGGGCAGGTTGTGGCCGGCCCGGACGTTCGCCACCCGCACGCCGACCTCCATCCCCCCTCCCGGGGCCACCTGCTCCGAAACGACCAGTTCCAGCCGGGCCGCGCTCCGGAGGCGCAGGCGGGCCTCGTTGGCCCGGCCCCACTGGTTCAGCAGGGTGGTCACGGCCGCGTTGGCACCGGTGAAGTCGTGATCGAAGAAGGGGGTGCGCTCCGTGTCGAACACGCTGGTCAGGCCCGTCCGGACGGCCTTCTCCATGGTGTCGGCGACCCGGGCCGCCACCTCCGGGGGGACCATGTGGCAGTCCTGGCACTGGATCCCCGCGCGGGCGTACTCGCTGCCCTTCCACTCCTCGTAGGTGCGGGCGATGGCGGTGTTGTTCACCGGGTGGAACACGTTGTGGCAGGCGCCGCAGAACTCACTGCGGGTGTGCACGTCGGAGTAGGCGGTGGCGTGGAAGGTGCTGTGGGCGTCGGCGTACGGGCCTTGCTTCGCGCCCTCCGGCTCCACGGCCAGCCCCGAGTTGCCGGGGTTCCCCCCCTTCTCCAGGAGCTTCACCGCCACCACGGAGTGGCAAAAGTCGCAGGTGATTCCCTCGTCGGCCCGGGGGTCGATCACGATCTCCCCGGACTCCCGGATCCACACCTGTTCGGTCAGGGCCCCCACGGGCGCGTGGCACCCGGCGCAAAACCGGTCGGTGCGCCCCCCGGTCTCCCGGGACGACTCCCGCCATACGGCCCGGAACAGCGGATCGGCCAGGGCGTTCGCGTGCATCGATCCCTTCCACTGCTCGTGCTGGAGTGGGTGGCAGTAGGCGCACTTCTCTGCGGAGACGAACTGGCCCGGCGAGGCGGGCAGGCCGGTGGTGGTGTTCAGGATCTTCGGGTAGAAGACGAACTCCTCCGCCCGGGCCGGAACGGCCAGGACCAGGAGCAGCGGGAAGACGAGACGGACCATGGGCGTCCTCTTCGGGGGCAGTGGAACCCGGCGGATCAGCGCTTCCAATCGATCCGGCCGCCCGGGAGGAAGTAGAGCAGGAGCATCCTCCCGCCCGAGACCGTGGGCACGTGGTCCGAGCCCTCGCCGAACACCACCCACCCCTCGGCAAACCCGTCGAAGGCGGCCTCAGGATCGAGGGCGAAGCACAGGTTCACCTCGCCCGCCGTGTGCCGGTGCCACACCCCAGGGCCCGAAAGCTCGACCGCGTCCACGGAGAACCCGCGC
This is a stretch of genomic DNA from Deferrisoma camini S3R1. It encodes these proteins:
- a CDS encoding YjfB family protein, encoding MDLRALGNGDLTMGLIEEMTGLKADQAKGEAGMALLKKVLDNQEALAAELFRSLGVGGNLDVKA
- a CDS encoding PaaI family thioesterase, with product MDEAFWHERAREIFDGIALARHLGFELLEVGPDTAVMAVSVDERHGNYMGGLHGGVLAALVDTVAFFPGRLLPSGLRLTTEGLEVHFMRPAAVGDRITARAVILRLGRRVATVQVQAKDARGQLLCHAVATLLTV
- a CDS encoding multiheme c-type cytochrome, giving the protein MVRLVFPLLLVLAVPARAEEFVFYPKILNTTTGLPASPGQFVSAEKCAYCHPLQHEQWKGSMHANALADPLFRAVWRESSRETGGRTDRFCAGCHAPVGALTEQVWIRESGEIVIDPRADEGITCDFCHSVVAVKLLEKGGNPGNSGLAVEPEGAKQGPYADAHSTFHATAYSDVHTRSEFCGACHNVFHPVNNTAIARTYEEWKGSEYARAGIQCQDCHMVPPEVAARVADTMEKAVRTGLTSVFDTERTPFFDHDFTGANAAVTTLLNQWGRANEARLRLRSAARLELVVSEQVAPGGGMEVGVRVANVRAGHNLPTSMTELRQMWLHLVVRDAGRGGTVVFESGGLDPEGRLGPEARRFGAQAVDSEGRPTWKPWRIARIVRDTSIPPRGAVTERFEIPLPPGAKGPFDVVVRLLYRSLPQGVADAYLDRPGWKVPLVEMAAARAEVRAAGE
- a CDS encoding adenylosuccinate synthase — translated: MPNVVVIGAQWGDEGKGKVVDLYAGEAEAVVRFQGGNNAGHTLVVEGEKIILHLIPSGILHPDTVCCIGNGVVVDPQVLLQEIDGLRAKGRWPGDDALVVSGAAHVILPCHRELDKAREGRAGRAQIGTTGRGIGPCYEDKASRKGVRVADLLEPEALLPKLEALLDERNALLRHLGAPPFDPRAVWEELCAAGERIRPFVGDVTGRLHRWTREGRKVLLEGAQGTLLDIDHGTYPFVTSSNTTAGAACTGTGLPPRDLHAAVGITKAYVTRVGAGPFPTELHDAMGDRLRERGGEFGSTTGRPRRCGWLDLVALRSACRMNGLTGLAVTKLDVLEGIDPIRVCTAYRLDGERVDHVPARAEDLERCEPVYEELAGWTEPLAGARSPEDLPANARAFLDHVAEATGCPVVLASVGPGREQTVEFANPFTLCD
- a CDS encoding cupin domain-containing protein — translated: MASKAPVSTPIDLASFVEYAEGSIVSRTLVDRKAGTLTLFAFDEGQGLSEHTAPFDAVVQIVDGEALLVIGGKEVRAGAGELVVMPANVPHSVRAEKRFKMLLIMIRGE
- the serA gene encoding phosphoglycerate dehydrogenase, producing MKRVLVSDNLSARGIEILRAAEGIEVDVNTGLKPEELQEVIGGYDALVIRSGTKVTAQVLARADNLRVIGRAGMGVDNVDVPEATKRGIVVMNTPGGNSVTTAEHALALIMSLVRNIPQANMSMKQGKWEKKRFQGHELCGKTLGVIGLGNIGSIVADRAQGLKMKVVGYDPYLSQERAAELGVELSDLDGLYERADIITVHVPLLDETRNLIGREAFARMKDGVYLVCAARGGIVDEEALLEALESGKVAGAALDVFREEPPGLTPLVAHDRVVCTPHLGASTVEAQEAVAIQVAEQIVDYLQRGIIRNAVNVPSVPAEILNQMAPYLDLARSLGRLQAQLGVEGLKTVELQYSGRMAEGRTGLLTAAALEGLLAVSVGERVNLVNAPVLARERGIRVSETTAKNGEDYTAMMRLGVDTAHGRFSLAGAIFGRREPRLVEIDGIPIEAIPQGHLLVFWNYDRPGLVGSIGTTLGRHQINIGQMQFGREAPGGRAVTVVNVDTEVPPEVLEELRGLPNVVSVTSARL
- a CDS encoding histone deacetylase family protein, producing the protein MAEVGRASTVAWVGHPFLRHHCPGPDHPESPLRLEVIEGVLEAKGLLNRLVRLGFAPATAQDLALVHHPAYVELLRLACEHGFGYVAEPETRICPESFEVASWAAGGVLAATDAVIDGRVGRAFCAVRPPGHHAGPDRAGGFCLVNHAALAAEHALRRRGLARVAVVDLDAHHGNGTQAIFWERPEVLYLSVHEHPLTLKYPGTGWPGETGAGLGAGFTRNVCLAHGAGDPEFVAALEAAVIPELEAFRPELVVISMGFDALGTDPLAHLTVTAEGFRRATERIVEAAEGLCGGRIVSALEGGYDLVGLGPAAAAHVEALLGALRR
- the hisZ gene encoding ATP phosphoribosyltransferase regulatory subunit, with translation MAYPFGRAGQPARHRELPPGLADRLPAEARRLHAVRETCLVELERWGYRLVVTPLLEHADTFEPALPDPGDETFLYRFVDRTTGHVLAIRADFTPQVARVVGTRFHEATLPLRLCYEGSVVRHVPERRGMSREIPQVGAELVGVIDPEADAEGIALVVACLRAAGVGGFKVDLGQVEFFRGIVDDLDLSAEALETLRNAVARKDLSDLDRILSDLPIPDRRKEILAELPLLAGGTEVLDRASDLVDTDHSLRALENLARVVELVGVHGLAEHITVDLGEIRGIDYHTGVIYEAFVPHVATPLVRGGRYDRLCGAYGRELAATGFSLDLAAVLAALGPSDPRPEGVFLINFEPDRRRALLVARRLRGAGVRAARDLIRRPLDDSLAHAKAQGFRWALVVDPEVAPRVRWIDLVTGGSEVLTEEDAASRAGDAGANECRT
- a CDS encoding methylated-DNA--[protein]-cysteine S-methyltransferase, with product MHTSELTLTTPVGPLTLVAGGGGLVAIRFGAGGPTAAPDTILAQAAREFEEYFAGARTRFTVPVRFPSGASAFRLRVWETLGRIPYGAVRTYGELARTLGTSPRAVGGACRANPLPIVVPCHRVVARSGLGGYAGDWERGAAGSVKRFLLELEARASG